One genomic region from Atribacteraceae bacterium encodes:
- a CDS encoding DRTGG domain-containing protein, with the protein MNLREIQMILEADVLVGDQWLDREPSSVCGSDLLSDVLAFTKEKSLLLTGLTNPQVIRTAEMSDLIGIVFVRGKKPETATVELAGIKKIPILTTRLPMYEACGRLYRHGIRGCSEIK; encoded by the coding sequence ATGAACTTAAGGGAGATTCAGATGATTTTGGAAGCCGATGTTCTGGTCGGTGACCAGTGGCTCGACCGGGAACCATCCTCGGTGTGCGGGAGCGATTTACTCAGTGATGTTCTCGCGTTTACCAAAGAGAAATCCCTGCTGTTGACGGGCCTGACGAATCCTCAGGTCATCAGGACCGCAGAAATGAGCGATCTTATCGGGATCGTTTTTGTCCGTGGGAAGAAGCCGGAAACGGCCACGGTGGAATTGGCCGGCATCAAAAAGATTCCAATACTGACGACCCGTCTTCCCATGTATGAAGCCTGTGGTAGGCTCTATCGGCACGGGATCAGGGGTTGCAGTGAAATCAAGTGA